The sequence AatcgtgtactatctacaagatgcactgttgaaattcactaaggctccttagacaacatcttccacgaccactaccatctagaatcaCAAAGGCAGCAAGtagttgggaacaccaccaattggaagttcccctccaagtcattcactatcctgacttggaaacacatCGCTGTTCctacactgtcgctgagtcaaaatcttggaactcccctcCTAACAGCTCTgcgcgtgctaccaaataaacctgttggactttaacctggtgttgttagactccttactgtgtgcaCCTACACCCACaggaaaggcagcagttcaaggaggaagtttacgaccatttagaaatgggcaagaaatgctggcctagtcagagaAGCCCATATCCCTTCAGTTAATTAAAACTGAATGGGGTAGAGTCAGGCGACATTACGTAGATGTTTTTGGTGATGGCTTGAATGTATAGTTGGATGTTCATCTTAGGGACAAAAACAATACCACATTTCAAACACTGGTTTAACGTCAGACAGTGGTCAGGGAGAAGGATGGAGTGGATAGCTCAAGAGCTGAGTTTATAGGAGGCACTGAAGACAATGTCTTCCTTGTATTTGTTGAAGGAAATGTCTGCTCATCCAACAGTTGATGTCAGGTAGTTTGAAAAATTAGCGGCAGTGAAGGGATTGGTATTGGTGATAATGAGGTGTCAGTATCCAATCCTTGCACCAGTTTTCAGTCCTGCTTTTCTTTGTCCCCTGTTGCGGTGCTCCCTGCTACCGCTGGTCAGCAGTTCATTTCTTTCTCCTTTGAATTTTACTAAACAGAAGTTTCTGGTCTGGAAACAGTTAATTCCCATCAGTGATCCTTACCATTGAAGTAAAACTTCAGCTTGTTTGCATACACATTGGATAAGGGAACATTTATCTTTTCTGCTACATGTTCCACTATGCACCTGAATCCACCCGATATCAGGAAGATTTGCACTCCGTGCTGTTGGAGATGATCAACCAGGTTCCTGTTTCAATAAAAGTTTAAAGAAACAGTTGTGCTTTCAAAACCAAACAAAATTATTTAATAACAAGGACTCAActttcaaaaatattttcatCACATCAGCCTTCGTCATTACGACCCTCTGACACTGATCGCAACTTCAGGATTTAGCACAAATGCAAACTAATATGGAAATCCTGAAGTTGTGGTCTATGTTTCACTGCTGTATGACAGAGTGAGCTGCAGACCCCCTCACCTGCCCTGTCATAGTCAGTAAGGAGCAAATTGAGGGAGAGTTAGGGGAGAATTTCCCTTGCTCCATACTCGTACCGCTATTAGAAGCATCTCTATTAAAGGCACTATGAAAAATTAAGCCTTTTTCAATGTGGCGGAACTGGATTCTTAAATGGCAATCAGAGTAAGAACTATTTCTGAAGAACCAATCTGACCTTGCAAAAAATATTAGATTCACAAAATGTTGTTGTGTCCCAATTATGCTAAtgataagattttaaaaataattactagcctttagtttttttttaaattgttcatATTTCAACTTGCAACTCAATATCCTGTGTATCTTAATTTCATTCTCTAAATATTTTAAAAGAGCATTTGCTaagcagagacctgggttcaattctagccttgggtcactgtctgtgtggagtttgcatgttctcccaatgtctgcgtgggtttcctccgagttctccggtttcctcctacagtcccaagatatgctggttaggtgccttggctaaGTTGCCCCAtatagtgtcccaagttgtgtaggttagatgaattagccatggtaaatgtgtgggatgatgtggagatgccggcattggactggggtaaacagagtaagaagaatgtgggggtaacagggataggatgggggggcggggggggggggggggggggggggctggataaggtacTTGTCAgcgaaagttggtgcagacttgatgggctgattggcctctttcAGTACGGAAGGGATTCTAACAGCAGATGGTTAATGTGATGTACAATTCTAACTTTTTAAATCTTTTCTATCTGTATGCTGAgagaaaataaaaaataataagttaaaaaaaataaggTCCAATTTTCTAATCAGTTTATTAGTAAGCAGAGATGCTGAGGCCActctgcattccaggcacccacataaAAAAGCTGAGGATCAGTTCAGCTGAAGATTTCTATACAGCATTGACATCAGAAAACAAGAAATAAAAAGTTCTTCTCAGCTTCTTTAAAttttactatataaatgcaagtaactTCTTCCTTCTCGTTGCAATTACTGCTTCTATGGTAACTCTTCCCACCAGAATCACACTTAAAAAATTTAGACAGTGTTCAATGACTTACTTAATGTCCTCTGTTAAATAAGGGGGATGATCAGTTATTAATTTGTTCACTTGCTCACGTGAAGGTCGTATTATAGCTAGTCGTTCCGTTAAAGCCTTCTTAAATGGGACTGCCCCTCCCATTGCATTTCGAGTCCTGTAATAAAGATCAAAAATAGTTGATTGGAGAGAGTCACTGAATGTGACAACGTGCTTCGACAAAAGAAGATATCCTCTGCGGTATTGTGCTCAGCTGGACAAACAGGATAGAACCAGCAACCTCACTAGGCATTCACAGGGCACTGTGGACCATCAGAATTGAATATGGTCACATTCTGTAACTTCATAGTCTTAATTTCTCCCATTGTTCAATCACAATCAAGTTGAGAGGCCAAACCCAGGATGACAGGCTGTAAAATGGCACACCAGTAGTGGTGCCTAGCACACTTTCAACTgaggtgtggagtctgcacgttctcccagtgtctgcttgggtttcctctgggtgctccagtttccccccacactccaaagatgtgtgggttaggtgaattggccatgctaaattgccccttagtgtcagggggattagcagggtaaatatgtggggttatggggatagggcctggttgggattgctgtcggtgcaggttcgatgggctgaatggccatatcCAGTGATGAAATGCAGAAAATTACACTGTGGAGGAGACTCCATGAGCATCGCCATCCTCAACAATGATGGAATCCAGCAGATGTCATGGAGACAAGCTACAGGTATTTATAAGTGTATACAGCCAAAAATTCTAAATTTGTTGCTTCTGCTCAGGAGGAATAAGGGGAGGCAACGTAATCTGACTGGTTTTAAGAGAATAACCTACTGATCCACAGATACAAAAATTATTGAACATAGCTGGACAAGAGAAGCTTAAGGATACAAATAAACagtggttaggcctcagctgcaGGATCAAGCTCAATTCTGGACATCACATTTTAAAATGGAGAAcatcaaggccttggagaggatgTACAGATATTTCACTGGAGTGAATGCAACGGACATAATCACAATTAGAAACTATTTTCactgtaagggggggggggtgggggagagaaaggggtcaATAACCGGAGGACACAGATCttagataattggcaaaaaaacaGAGGCAGaggagattttatttttaatgtagctaattgttaggatctggaatacagtaCCTGAAAAGGAAGTTCCTTCAATAACAATTTCCaaaaagaattggataaatatttgcaaatgaaaacaaaaagcaACCctttggggaaagagcagggattAGGACGGATTGAATAGTTCCTTCAGGGTGTCTGTACAgctatgatggactgaatggccactcTCTTTCCAAGGTTCTCACCATCACATAAGCAGGTAGCCAGCCAAATCAGTCCATTAAGTGTCAAAAgcacttgattttttttgttcaaaATACCCAAATTCTACACTGACATTTTGATACATACACATGGTATATAGGCTGGCTTTTTCACTGCAAAGTCTGTACGAGAACAACTGCATCCTACTTTATTAGCAGATGAGCATACTCATCAAAGACATCATTATGATTTACAACATAATTATAAAGTATTCTCAGGTTGCCGGTCAACCATAACTTGGAGAATGAGGATCTAAATTAAAGGGATGAAAATGAAATATTGCTCAAACTAGGCAAGGACTGTTGACTGATGGTGCTACAATGGACTTCCCATTGTTAAAAACAAAGGCCATAAATACTTACATTTCGGCCACAGCATCACCAACTCCACAGAACTTGGCTAGTTCATCAATTCCTTCTTCTTTTATCACCGTGCTGTCTACATCGAAACACACTGCATCAGCACTGTGAAGCACTGCCTTTGTTTCAGCAAGTGTAGTCATATTGCTTCGCAAATTCCTGTCGAACTCCAAACAAAAATGTAAAATTACAATCCTATAGCTTCCTGCACAGAGAAAGTTGGACGAGACCATAGATCAAAAGTCGACTAGACCAAAGGCGCCCCACATACACAAAATGTACAACTTCCCACATATAAAAAAAATGTAAACCTTCAAAATAAAATCGGACCTCCCTTGGGTCAGATTGTGGTACATTCCTCCTCTCTGTTCATTTCTAATTTCAGTTCTTAGCCTACTAATAATTTGTAATTGCTATCTTCGCTCCTTAGTACCACAGCTATGACCAACTTTTCCAGAGACATCATGATGGGATTATTTGTCTCTTTCATGAGACGCgagcattgttggcaaggccagcacttgttccCTATCCCTAACaacccttcagaagatggtgctgagctgccttattgaaccactgcagtccatctggtgtaggtacacctacagcgcTGATAGAAAGGGAATTCCTGTTTTCTGACCCAGTGATCTTGTTCCAAAAGCAGAAGAGTGTgcatcttggaggggaacttgcaggtagcaaTGTTGCCATTCTTCTGCACtagtccttctagctggtagaggtCATGGCAGCAGAAAGTTTTTATGGATGCTTGCTTCAAGTATCACACAGGCTCAAATCAAGTCAGGGGATTAACTAATCGGTGATCCCATTTCCTTGAATCGGGAACTCAGCTGAAGAACTTTCCAAAAGATTTCTGTCTAGTTCTTCCTCATCCTAGTCTTGTCCAGAAATTAATGGCTCAGTGTGTATACAACTCTTGGCTCATAACTTTTTAATTTTACTCTAACTCTCCTCTAATCTTCCTTGAATAAAACTACATATTTGCTGTGATGCAGCGATCAAAACAGAATATTGCATTCCAGATAAATATAGCCCaaggcttcacaggagcattataaaacctagtatgacaccaagccacagatTTTGTCAAAGAtgtgggttttaaggagtgtctcaaAGGAGAAAAGCAAGATAGAGTGGAGGGGAGGTCCAGGGAGGCTCTCTTTCTATAAGCCCTGTAGTTGAAAACAACATTTACTTTATTACCAGGTGAGCGTAGTCAAAGTTGTGTCATTATGATGCATAATGTAATTAAAAATTATTCGGTAATTACAACGTGGAGAATCAGGATTCAAATCTAATGGGGCAGATAGGAAATATTGCTCAAAAAGGGTACTCATTACATTTTTCTGTCTTATAAGATTATGACATGCAGCTCAGTGATCATCACTGCCTTAAGCATCACCTGGTGTGGCTCAGGCACCCACTCTAGCAAGCCAGTTTCTGCTGCACGATTCTCTGGGCCCTCTTCTAAGCTGAGCTCCAGAGGTCACGGCTGTCAGCAACCGTTTCCCCAGTTGTCAGCATCAATGCCCACCATCTTCATATCTCGCCTGAAGGTGTCCACGAGGTATAGATGCCTGAAAAGGTCATGACCCAGTGGCCAGTTCATCATAAAGATGATCTTTGGACATACAGCCATCATCCATCTGATGCACATGGTTGAGCCAACACAGATGTCATTGGTTTAGCAATGAGTGTATGCTGATTGAATTGGCAAATTCCACGACCTCTGACCTTGTCCTGCCAAGTGATGCCCAGGATATACCCAAGAcaaactgttcagccttttctcctgcctaATATATATTCTGCAGGTCTCACCACTCAAGCAACAAACTGAAGATTCAGGCTTGTTCAACTTagtttggtgttctcagtcagaTTGCTGTTGGTCCACACTCTCTTATTTAGCTTGGACATAACAGCTGTAACGTGCATGCTGATTTCAGCATCatgtgacagattgctggtgattgtggagtgTAGATACACAAAGTTATCAACAACCTCCATCGAGGAGGCTGCACGGCACGCTGGCTAGCCTTCCTCCCGCCGAGCCAGAAGCTCCCGGTCGGAGTCCCACCCCAGAACTTCACGGACAAGGAAGGTGcactcataatgtggccaaaaagGGTGACCGTCAGCCTGCAAAATAAGTTTCAACATGCGCCAATAACAGGCAGTGAGCGCGGGAGaagctcctggtcagccatgcttgatgcagtGCTCTCCAAGCTAAggcctctggtgacagactagcgatGACCTGTTCCATGAAAAACTAGCTATAGAAACAGACATATATCTGCCTtatgcaccactaggtgcgggaaaaAAAACCAACTTCCAGTGGCACGTTATCAATGAGGTGGACCTGATTAAATCCCAATATGGCAGTTTTGTCTAGAGTAGAAGCCACATTTTGGGAGATTGACAATAATCTCACAATTATCTTGTTCACAGAATTTGTTAATGCACAAAGATTGAGGGTTTCCAAAGACATTGATGCCCTGTCATTAGCAAAGGATTTTTGAAGTTCTAACAACCTCCTGTTGGATCATGACATTTGTCTTCCCGATGCTGATGGTCAAATCAACCTCTTTACAGGAATAAGAGAAATTGTCCATTTGCTGCTGACTGTGTTCCGCAGTATGGAATGCTAGTGTGGCATCATCAGCACAGAGCAAACTCTGATGAGGACCTTTGTCTTGGATCTCAGGCAGGCAAGGTTGAATAGCTTTCTATCAGTTGGGGTATGTAAGTACATATCCTCTGTGGAAGACCTGGAAGCATAGGGCAGCAGCAAAGGGGAGAATAACCCAAATAATCAGGGTCAGTGACAGAACACAACCCTGTTTGACCTCACTGCGAATCTCAAAGGGTTCCAGTGTTTCTCTGTCATAGCTGACCTTACCTATCATGGTTGTCATGGAAAGAAATCACATTAAGCAGCTTTGGTGggcagccaattttctccagcagcttaATAGATTGTCTCTGCTCACATGGTTGAATACATAGTCAAAATGGGTAGAAACTGGTCAAATGTAGTACCACACTTACTTATAATACGGAACTAACCATTTCAACAACCTGCTCATCAAACCCACAGGCACATTGCAATTCATGGATCATTCAGATTTTTGCTTCCATCCAATCCCATGACTTTGCACTTCTACCAAATAGTCTAATCTGTCTAAATAGGCCTTTATCCATCTCAGATGGTGCATCAGATGAgatccatttgacccatcaacagGCCACTTCATAGATAAGATGCTTCTTGTCAGATGTTGGTCTGTGCCTACCCATGTTGGAAACAGGTGTCTTTTGCTACAAGAAATCGAGGATATAGTCACAGCACAGAATGGCAGAGCCAGAAGTCTGTGGTTTCATCACCTGAACCAAAAAATGGTCCAGGAtgaaactgggggattttcacaataacttcattgcagtgtgaatgtaagcctacttgtgactaataaataaactttacttttagctAAGTGGTAACGTGGAGAAAAAAGGCAAGTACCAGGCTATGGCAGCATTGTGATTAGATTACTGGGCTAATGATCCGAGGAAATGTTCAAATCCTAGTTTTGTCTAGAGTAGAAGCCACATTTTGGGAGATTGACAATAATCTCACaactagttctgggaaatgagcccggtcaggtcgtcaaagtttcagtaggggaacatgtggcaaatagtgaccacaactctattaactttaggatagtaatggacaaggatgagtgctgtcctatgggcagggtgctaaattgggggaaggctaactatagccggattaggcaggaattggtggatgttgattgggagaggatgttcgagggtaagtccgcgtctgcaTGTGGGAGTCtgttaaggaactattgataaggctgcaggataggcatgtgcctgtaaaaaggaaagataggattcgagagccgtggataaccagggaaattgagcatctgattaaaatgaaaagggtgtACGTTAAGtctaggcaactgaaaacagatggagctttggaggaatacagagagagtaggaaagaactcaaacggggagttagaagggcaaaaagaggtcacgaaatgttcttggcaggcaggattaaggaaaatcctaaggcattctattcatacgttaggaacaaaagagttgtcagggagaaaatcggacctctcagggacaaaggaggggaattatgcttagaacccaagggaataggggagatcctaaatgaatactttgcatcggtattcacgaaggagaggggcgtgttaaccgggagtgtctcggagggaggtgttgacccgttagagaaaatctccattacaagagaggaagtgttaggttttttagggaacattaaaactgacaaagccccagggcctgatggcatctatcctcgactgctcagggagacgagagatgaaattgctgggcctctgacggaaatctttgtcgcttctttggacacgggtgaggtccctgaggattggaggatagcgaatgtggtctcgttgtttaagaagggtagcagggataacccaggaaattataggccggtgagcttgacgtccgtggtagggaagttgttggagaggattcttagagacaggatgtatgtgcatttagaacggaacaatctcattagtgacagacagcatggttttgtaagagggaggtcgtgccttacaaatttggtggagttttttgaggaagtgacaaaaacagttgacgaaggaagggccgtggatgtcgtctatatggatttcagtaaggcatttgacaaagtcccacatggcaggttggttaagaaggttaagactcatgggatacaaggagaagtggctagatgggtggagaactggctagatgggtggagaactggcttggccataggagacagagggtagtggtcgaagggtctttttccggctggaggtctgtgaccagtggtgttctgcagggctctgtactggggcctctgctatttgtgatatatataaatgatttggaagaaggtgtaactggtgtaatcagcaagtttgcggatgacacaaagatggctggacttgcggatagcgaagagcattgtcggacaatacagcaggatatagataggctggaaaattgggcggagaggtggcagatggagtttaatccggataaatgcgaagtgatgcattttggaagaaataatgtagggaggagttatacaataaatggcagagtcatcaggagtatagaaacacagagggacctaggtgtgcaagtccacaaatccttgaaggtggcaacacaggtggagaaggtggtgaagaaggcatatggtatgcttgcctttataggacggggtatagagtataaaagctggagtctgatgatgcagctgtatagaacgcgggttaggccacatttggagtactgcgtccagttctggtcgccgcactaccagaaggacatggaggcgttagagagagtgcagagaaggtttaccaggatgttgcctgatatggagggtcttagctatgaggagagattgggtaaactggggttgttctccctggaaagatggagaatgaggggagatctaatagaggtgtacaagattatgaagggtatagatagggtgaacagtgggaagctttttcccaggttggaggtgacgatcacgaggggtcacgggctcaaggtgagaggggcgaagtataactcagatatcagagggatgttttttacacagagggtggtgggggcctggaatgcgctgacaagtagggtggtggaggcaggcacgctgacatcgtttaagacttacctggatagtcacatgagcagcctgggaatggagggatacaaacgattggtctagttggaccaaggagtggcacaggcttggagggccgaagggcccgtttcctgtgctgtactgttctttgttctttatcttgtTCATAGAATTTGTTAATGCACAAGGATTAAGGTCTTCCAAAGACATTGATGCCCTGTCATTAGCAAAGGATTTTTGAAGTTGTAACAAAATGGATCAGTCCCTGCCAAACTACAGGGGGTGTGATTTAAAATggtcccattttcctgctttccttATTTCACCACCCCTCCCCGAAATGTCTGGTTGACTCTGTGAATGctgtaaccacagtaagaagtctcacaacaccaggttaaagtccaacaggtttatttggtagcaaaagccaagtgGCTTTTGTGAGTAACTTtttgagtggcttttgctaccaaacaaacctgttggactttaacctgggtgttgttagacttcttactgtgtttaccccagtccaacgcccgcatctccacatcaatgctgTAACCACACAGGATCAAGCACCACATACCAGTAACTCTCTGGAAAAGTTATTTCTAATTCCTCCCTCCATGCATGTTCCTCCCTACTGATGGCATCCTGATCTTCTGTGATGGGTCTGATAAAAGTGTTCTGTGCTTGGCACTTGCATCTCTGTTAGTCTCCCTGCAGTCCTGGTCAGCCAGCTGACTGGAGCCTTCACCAACACAACCCACAACATGCTTGTGCTGAAAGGGTGCATGTTCCCACAGCAACAGTGGCTGCCGAAGTGAACTCTGTAACAGCTCCCCACCACCACTCTCAGTGCCCTGGGGTAGGGAGGGCAGGGGGAAAACTCTTGCAAGTCAATTCAGGCCTTCACAGTAGACTCACGACACAACTTTCTCTCCTGGTGCCCATGCAATCTCGGTTTCGATGTGAATGTACAAGCCACTGCTGAAAAATTATTTGCCATAAGCACGTCGGCAAGTTAAGATTGCCGGCTTCTCGACGCCTCCTTCTCCTGGGTCCCCAAGAATAGACGGATGTGGATGGGGGGCGGGGAAAGAAGCCTCAGTAAGTAGCGGAGAGGGCAATGTGGCTGAATATCCAGCCTGTGTTCCACTCACCTCCAGCACTGTGCAGACTCCCAGCACAAACAGGCAGCTCAATTTCACACCGTACCATTCAAACAGCCACAAGCCGCTTCTGTCAATGTGGCCGCAGGGCAGAGACTTAGCGATCTGTTCTGAGTTTCATACAGTACAGAGATCGCGTGAGGTTTCTTCCCAGACCGATGAAATGCTTAAAGTGGCAACACGACAGGCTACTTCAGTCTGAAAGCTCCCAGTATAAATCACAAGCTGCGGCGTAGCTTTAATCAGACCAGACTCATCAGCACTTGAAACCAATCGACATCCACTGCCAGCCCCAGGGACATGGGATTTAGTGGTTAATTAAAAGGGCAATGTTACGCGTTCCTCCTGTCACCATTTGTGGACCCCACCCCACAAAATGTGTTCTGTTTATAAAAAAAGGTGCTTGTGCTACTGCCCCCTAGAAAGTGGAAAGAATCCCCGATGTTGGCcggattaagtttaaagtttaagtttatttactagtgtcacaggtaggcttactttaacactgtaatgaagttgctgtgaaaatcccctagtcgccacactcaggcgcctgttcgggtacactgagggagaatttagcatggccaatgcatctaaccagaacatctttcagactgtgggaggaaactggagcagccagaggaaacctatgcagacatggggagaatgtgcacacagatagtgacccaagccaggaatcaaacccaggtccctgcgctctgaggcagcagtgctaaccactgtgccactgtatgttTAGGAACCGAATGCATTGAGGAGGTTTGTAGAATGCATTGTGATAACCAGACCAACACAACGCTGCATTTATGTGACTGTCCAGTGAATGTATCATGTTGCAAATATAGTATAAAAATGAAGGGCGAATGAACTGTgaagggtgggagagggggtgggaggggtttaGAGTGATAGACGTCAAGAAGATGTCAGATAAGGTCATGagaaatagaagtaggagtaggccattcggtccatcaaggtgTACCACTATTCAATAAGG comes from Mustelus asterias chromosome 12, sMusAst1.hap1.1, whole genome shotgun sequence and encodes:
- the psph gene encoding phosphoserine phosphatase isoform X2, translated to MTTLAETKAVLHSADAVCFDVDSTVIKEEGIDELAKFCGVGDAVAEMTRNAMGGAVPFKKALTERLAIIRPSREQVNKLITDHPPYLTEDIKNLVDHLQQHGVQIFLISGGFRCIVEHVAEKINVPLSNVYANKLKFYFNGDYAGFDESQPTAESGGKGRIISLLKEERGFKKVVMIGDGATDLEACPPADAFIGFGGNIVRQQVKERAQWFVMSFKEIIEELKK
- the psph gene encoding phosphoserine phosphatase isoform X1; the encoded protein is MTTLAETKAVLHSADAVCFDVDSTVIKEEGIDELAKFCGVGDAVAEMTRNAMGGAVPFKKALTERLAIIRPSREQVNKLITDHPPYLTEDIKNLVDHLQQHGVQIFLISGGFRCIVEHVAEKINVPLSNVYANKLKFYFNGDYAGFDESQPTAESGGKGRIISLLKEERGFKKVVMIGDGATDLEACPPADAFIGFGGNIVRQQVKERAQWFVMSFKEIIEELKN